One Sanguibacter keddieii DSM 10542 genomic window carries:
- a CDS encoding sensor histidine kinase, whose protein sequence is METPTYLWRRSREPQPLEHVGFFSGAFRSRTWRELAYLFLVTAWSVVGFVYVLAMFALTAGLLLTVVGGGGILGAMIVGARGFGAADRGLARGMLRAEIDRPTPFRRKKGLWAGIWSMVCDGVGWRAVAFMVLQLPLAVVTLALAAVWLVVPLGAMTHWYWSRYLPAVPDTQGVLHRGAELVPDYFVDTAPRQLVMAVAGILLFFVGAAVVRGLAHLHRMLAEGLLGPTEASLRVASLEQSRGRAVEDADSTLRRIERDLHDGTQARLVAIAMQLGEAKEQAVTAGASRELTDLIAAAHTSTKETLVELRELSRGIHPPALDNGLGVALETLAARSPLPVQLDVDLPGPPAARPAEAIETIAYFCVTELLTNAIKHAQATTMHVRVWVRARALRLEVRDDGVGGAVVLVPDAEGHHSGLAGLTERVGSVDGVFTITSPQGGPTLVTVVLPLHV, encoded by the coding sequence ATGGAGACACCGACCTACCTGTGGCGACGGTCCCGGGAGCCGCAGCCTCTCGAGCACGTCGGGTTCTTCAGCGGTGCCTTCAGGTCGCGGACCTGGCGCGAGCTGGCCTACCTGTTCCTCGTCACGGCATGGTCCGTCGTCGGCTTCGTCTACGTCCTCGCGATGTTCGCCCTCACCGCCGGACTGCTCCTCACCGTCGTCGGGGGAGGCGGGATCCTCGGCGCCATGATCGTCGGGGCGCGCGGCTTCGGTGCCGCCGACCGCGGTCTCGCCCGCGGCATGCTCCGTGCGGAGATCGACAGGCCCACCCCGTTCCGCCGCAAGAAGGGCCTGTGGGCCGGGATCTGGTCCATGGTCTGCGACGGCGTCGGCTGGCGGGCCGTGGCCTTCATGGTGCTCCAGCTGCCGCTCGCGGTCGTCACGCTCGCGCTCGCGGCCGTGTGGCTCGTGGTGCCGCTCGGTGCCATGACCCACTGGTACTGGTCGCGGTACCTCCCGGCCGTGCCCGACACCCAGGGGGTGCTGCACCGTGGCGCGGAGCTCGTCCCCGACTACTTCGTCGACACGGCGCCCCGCCAGCTCGTCATGGCGGTCGCCGGCATCCTGCTCTTCTTCGTCGGGGCGGCGGTCGTGCGCGGTCTCGCCCACCTGCACCGCATGCTCGCCGAGGGGCTCCTCGGCCCCACCGAGGCCAGCCTGCGCGTCGCGAGCCTCGAGCAGTCTCGTGGCCGCGCCGTCGAGGACGCCGACTCCACGCTGCGTCGGATCGAGCGCGACCTGCACGACGGCACCCAGGCGCGGCTCGTCGCGATCGCGATGCAGCTGGGGGAGGCCAAGGAGCAGGCCGTCACCGCTGGTGCCTCGCGCGAGCTCACCGACCTCATCGCGGCTGCCCACACCTCGACCAAGGAGACGCTCGTCGAGCTGCGCGAGCTCTCCCGCGGGATCCACCCACCGGCCCTCGACAACGGTCTCGGGGTCGCCCTCGAGACGCTGGCGGCCCGCAGCCCGCTGCCGGTCCAGCTCGACGTCGACCTCCCGGGGCCACCGGCCGCCCGCCCGGCCGAGGCGATCGAGACCATCGCGTACTTCTGCGTCACCGAGCTGCTCACCAACGCCATCAAGCACGCGCAGGCCACGACCATGCACGTGCGCGTGTGGGTCCGCGCCCGGGCGCTGCGCCTCGAGGTCCGCGACGACGGCGTCGGCGGTGCGGTGGTGCTCGTGCCCGACGCGGAGGGCCACCACAGCGGGCTCGCCGGTCTCACCGAGCGGGTCGGCTCGGTCGACGGCGTCTTCACCATCACCAGCCCGCAGGGCGGCCCTACCCTTGTCACGGTCGTCCTGCCGCTGCACGTGTGA
- a CDS encoding DUF7507 domain-containing protein: MSAPLHPSSSTARHRRPGKASRHLWRAGLQRTAAVVAVFALAATTVLGGIALAPSSEAAALTPAVTLAPSADGAKGMLAGESETVTLTVANPSADPWYNLSVTLTVPTGVAFVSASGLGTPRVYPAGSRLPDRTLVPAGQDLWVWQDVSDLPSTASRSFEVVVDPAQPAAGTGETDDTTVFPVGSTVDLVARAWTSTDARYVPVFPGGTSRGAAPAVAATLAGDAAPSSTLVQAIRVTKDEPSPESELLRGVHDRTTEYTITVKNTSEGPTTGAVVTDFLPAGLEFLGCGAMDNTTGAREEYAGSGDLAATPVVADCLPASTVTTLEKTAGTAAEFPADLPDGVYTRVTWGPLDLAADQALPIVYAAGIPQRMNTMTWTDGPGPDGLGATGQAANLDNNTGASTRHSAGDPAATDGDVYRNVVTVDGTYAGVVRTGTDRATTDQDDEVVFSMDLRVLKSVDTRPVDASPTPFGGGSSSEFFTGAVAKYTLDLRTSEYADASDITLVDIIPNGLCPVLPAGTTVRSGPVEIPRTDGSSESFTAAEAEDLPADCVPGSTSGSGSWSAPAVTGAVVDWVAYDAVLGRFVLSLSAPDMTGAVDSHAVVYPVLMRGSYTGNEGTTSSLDDFVNTVVMTATTTGLAGDEAGVTATVADDSSARIVAGPSSISKKVLPRAVDVSAGCPADPSLYVEGDDPAASGGLSFVLGDTVCYELTVSFAPDADTRNPVVTDMLPEGVDYVGTTTTLFDGATEIPGVTWNETVNGSTLSWKPSTRVAGNGDRLVPLGSRLVIHVAGTVTGVSEDAAQLDKPENLMKYQQENVRGELFFERDQAAILVEAGLQLVKGVRDVDGDATRPATSEALPDGALVGSDRDGIEVAEGDAITYRVDLTGAREDILGISVEDRLPDGIAAADVSAVSDAGVVETRPDGVFVVWTGLTLPAGTEAAPTAKTLTYVVTVPAETPVTTRLENTASILAYQFLTNAGTPGPVAVPGEDGVSTLGTSDTSDVSLPDVTVAKTVVTTGIEGENNNISGTPVPPATALPQAVHGEYVVYEYAVTVPARTTVLDGVLEDAGVLEAATGSGPYTVDATQSFWLLDGATQPAGFAFDDATGRLEFPAVYDNTTTADQVFTVQVTVWTTGRTTPTAARWAYGDVLQNTATFTSASSTHDATADVEYVVAEPTLTKTVDDGDLPVVAGQVLTYTLTATNTTGRPTSFDTVVTDCVPAALVDVVPGTPTRGTVAPLGTCADGETQIVWTIGDVPAGQTYTLTYTAEVSPAAAGGASYTNTAGLVGYTLPGVDPTDARQLELTSTADATVTVQDASIVKTVDAPSGSIGDTRSFAVTVTLPKNVNFYSPTITDAVPTGLRVVPGSIAVSAVDSGVTFSCTPASGSGTDGGDVVCEASDDILSAPDDRTVTLTYDATIVQDAARTAPARASVLTNVASFAWAATAGATDTTSVEDEATVTVTEPGLTIKKYVEGQDAQDAATAVTAAPSSTVSYSVVVTNPATVGGATAYDVVVTDSIPAGLVDVTLPGTMPAGVLGTVSGGLVTWTIESLAPGATLTLDLTATLEPSAALRSGTTITNTAELAEYWSTPGSGGVEDAAHRQYVGGSDPAVVLPEFPFVTVQKAAGGSPTARVGTPFPWTLTLTNSGNGLAQTVTATDTLPAGWGTPVVTGVTRNGAAMADADWDFDPDAVRWTFADVAPADVIVVGYTSTPTADAYEAPAAGVGPSATGPLNAHTNTVSLTATDSTGEAQNGEGDYVGDDDSADAFLAATEVSILKERVGTGDVRTGEDVAFTLTASTVGLQAAADVVVEDTLPAGLTFAGVDTPFTADPALWSCTVTDETLRCAALDDLAAGDSLSVTVTARAVAPPVGTLSQQVTNTATVTTSTPETGTGSTTDDETITVRAVPSIAIDKRADVAPAGDPVRAVVAGGDDDTQYVLDGQDPERVAHFAITVSNTGPVTLVDVEVEDLAAAQCAGVTIPDLAPAGEDGDSYTFTCEGPAPDASGYTNVAVATATTALGDDVDATDSSRVELSALSIDKTGSIAAVAPVPGDLATFVFEVRNTGSATLTDVTVDDPLDGLSALTFGAWPGDEGTLLPGDVVQATATYPLTREDIDAGGVTNSATASGTDPAGQAPTGEDTVTVTPGSSPSILLVKTGTLATEPDVATVAGDVVTYLFTVTNDGNVTLRDVAISDPLPGLDDLVYDWSAALGEGVLQPGETVTATAGYALTQADVDAGRVDNRAIASGEAPDGTSVDDADTWLVQVDPQPLVDLVKSGELGPDTTGRAGDLVVYTFTVTNPGSVTLTDVEVTDLLDGLSSISYAWPGTAGTLAPGDELVATATYPLTQEDVDRGSVDNTASVVGTPPTGDDVEADDTETVVVPPQPTIALVKKGALAAGSQGLLGDTVEYTLTATNTGNVTLRDLSIEDVDLPGLAPLTLGTWPGDEGVLAPGESVSATTSYVLVQADVERGYVDNLATTAGISPFGSPVDGEDLERVVTLQTPSIVLEKSAALADGQTGVVGDAVDFTFSARNDGNVTLTGVVIADELPGLSEISLVWPGAVGVLLPGEEVTGTAGYVVTQQDVDAGAVVNTAEATGTSPAGVEVTDPAEASVLLPQAPAVDLVKTAALADGATGVAGETVTYSFTVTNTGDVTLRGVRVTDRLPGLSEVVFGAWPGADGELAPGASVDASATYVLTQEDVDRGSVTNVAVATGTPQVGPPVSDDDTATVPTDPRAGISLVKTAALAPGAAGAVGDTVTFTFEVTSRGTATLTSVAVTDALPGLSELTYGSWPAAEGTLAPGESVTATATLVLTQEHVDAGSVRNLATVSGVSPSGGVVSATDEVTLAVPGTPVPPADGADPSVADPAPSGPGTLPWTGAAVTGLAVLAAALLVAGLLLVRRRQATRP; encoded by the coding sequence ATGTCTGCTCCGCTGCACCCCTCGAGCTCGACCGCGCGTCACCGACGCCCCGGCAAGGCCTCGCGCCACCTCTGGCGCGCCGGCCTCCAGCGGACGGCTGCCGTCGTGGCGGTCTTCGCCCTCGCAGCCACGACGGTCCTGGGCGGCATCGCCCTCGCGCCGTCCTCCGAGGCAGCGGCGCTGACGCCTGCGGTCACCCTCGCCCCGTCGGCCGACGGAGCCAAGGGCATGCTCGCGGGGGAGAGCGAGACCGTGACGCTCACCGTCGCGAACCCCTCGGCAGACCCCTGGTACAACCTCTCCGTGACGCTCACCGTCCCGACGGGCGTCGCCTTCGTCTCTGCCTCCGGGCTCGGGACACCGCGGGTCTACCCCGCGGGGTCACGCCTGCCCGACCGGACGCTCGTGCCGGCAGGTCAGGACCTCTGGGTGTGGCAGGACGTCTCCGACCTCCCGTCGACCGCCAGCCGCAGCTTCGAGGTGGTCGTCGACCCCGCGCAGCCCGCCGCAGGGACGGGCGAGACCGACGACACCACGGTGTTCCCCGTCGGCTCGACGGTGGACCTCGTGGCACGCGCCTGGACGAGCACCGACGCCCGGTACGTGCCGGTCTTCCCCGGCGGCACCAGCCGTGGCGCGGCGCCGGCCGTGGCCGCGACCCTCGCGGGCGACGCCGCGCCCTCGAGCACCCTCGTCCAGGCCATCCGGGTGACCAAGGACGAGCCCAGCCCCGAGTCCGAGCTGCTGCGCGGCGTGCACGACCGCACCACCGAGTACACGATCACCGTGAAGAACACGAGCGAGGGCCCGACCACCGGCGCCGTCGTCACCGACTTCCTCCCCGCCGGCCTGGAGTTCCTCGGCTGCGGGGCCATGGACAACACCACGGGCGCCCGCGAGGAGTACGCCGGCTCGGGAGACCTCGCCGCGACCCCCGTGGTCGCCGACTGCCTCCCCGCGTCGACCGTGACCACCCTCGAGAAGACCGCGGGCACCGCCGCCGAGTTCCCGGCCGACCTGCCCGACGGCGTCTACACCCGCGTGACCTGGGGCCCGCTCGACCTCGCCGCCGACCAGGCTCTCCCGATCGTCTACGCAGCGGGCATCCCGCAGCGGATGAACACCATGACCTGGACGGACGGCCCGGGCCCGGACGGCCTCGGCGCGACCGGCCAGGCGGCCAACCTCGACAACAACACCGGCGCCTCCACGCGCCACAGCGCGGGCGACCCCGCAGCGACCGACGGCGACGTCTACCGGAACGTCGTGACCGTCGACGGCACCTACGCCGGCGTCGTGCGCACCGGCACGGACCGGGCCACGACCGACCAGGACGACGAGGTCGTCTTCTCGATGGACCTGCGCGTCCTCAAGTCCGTCGACACGCGCCCCGTCGACGCCTCGCCGACGCCCTTCGGCGGCGGCAGCTCGAGCGAGTTCTTCACGGGGGCCGTCGCCAAGTACACCCTCGACCTGCGGACCAGCGAGTACGCCGACGCGTCGGACATCACGCTCGTCGACATCATCCCCAACGGCCTCTGCCCGGTCCTCCCGGCAGGCACCACGGTCCGCTCCGGCCCGGTCGAGATCCCGAGGACCGACGGCTCGAGCGAGTCCTTCACCGCCGCCGAGGCCGAGGACCTGCCCGCCGACTGCGTCCCGGGCAGCACCAGCGGTTCGGGTTCCTGGTCTGCCCCGGCCGTCACCGGCGCGGTCGTCGACTGGGTCGCCTACGACGCCGTGCTGGGCCGGTTCGTGCTGTCGCTCAGCGCTCCGGACATGACCGGTGCGGTCGACAGCCACGCCGTCGTGTACCCCGTGCTCATGCGCGGCAGCTACACCGGCAACGAGGGCACCACCTCCTCCCTCGACGACTTCGTCAACACGGTCGTCATGACCGCTACCACCACCGGCCTGGCCGGTGACGAGGCCGGCGTCACCGCGACGGTCGCCGACGACTCGTCCGCGCGCATCGTCGCCGGCCCGAGCAGCATCAGCAAGAAGGTCCTGCCGCGCGCCGTCGACGTCTCGGCGGGCTGCCCGGCGGACCCGTCGCTCTACGTCGAGGGGGACGACCCGGCAGCCTCCGGTGGCCTGAGCTTCGTCCTCGGCGACACGGTCTGCTACGAGCTCACCGTGAGCTTCGCCCCCGACGCCGACACCCGGAACCCCGTCGTCACCGACATGCTGCCCGAGGGCGTCGACTACGTCGGTACGACCACCACGCTGTTCGACGGCGCCACGGAGATCCCCGGGGTCACCTGGAACGAGACCGTCAACGGCAGCACGCTGTCCTGGAAGCCGTCGACCCGCGTCGCGGGCAACGGCGACCGCCTGGTGCCGCTCGGCTCCCGCCTGGTGATCCACGTGGCCGGGACCGTCACCGGCGTGTCCGAGGACGCGGCGCAGCTCGACAAGCCCGAGAACCTCATGAAGTACCAGCAGGAGAACGTCCGCGGCGAGCTGTTCTTCGAGCGCGACCAGGCCGCGATCCTCGTCGAGGCCGGCCTGCAGCTGGTCAAGGGCGTCCGCGACGTCGACGGCGACGCGACGCGCCCCGCCACGTCCGAGGCGCTTCCCGACGGCGCCCTCGTCGGGTCCGACCGCGACGGCATCGAGGTCGCCGAGGGCGACGCGATCACCTACCGGGTCGACCTCACCGGCGCGCGCGAGGACATCCTGGGGATCTCCGTCGAGGACAGGCTGCCCGACGGGATCGCGGCCGCCGACGTCTCGGCGGTCTCCGACGCCGGGGTGGTCGAGACCCGTCCCGACGGGGTCTTCGTCGTGTGGACCGGTCTCACTCTGCCCGCGGGCACGGAGGCTGCGCCCACCGCGAAGACGCTCACCTACGTGGTGACCGTCCCCGCCGAGACACCGGTCACGACCCGGCTCGAGAACACCGCCTCGATCCTCGCGTACCAGTTCCTCACGAACGCCGGGACTCCCGGCCCGGTCGCCGTCCCCGGCGAGGACGGTGTCTCGACGCTCGGGACCTCCGACACCTCGGACGTGTCCCTGCCCGACGTGACCGTCGCGAAGACGGTCGTCACCACCGGGATCGAGGGCGAGAACAACAACATCAGCGGGACGCCTGTCCCGCCTGCCACCGCGCTGCCGCAGGCGGTGCACGGTGAGTACGTGGTCTACGAGTACGCGGTCACCGTCCCGGCACGCACCACCGTGCTCGACGGCGTCCTCGAGGACGCCGGTGTCCTCGAGGCTGCCACCGGCAGCGGGCCGTACACGGTCGACGCGACGCAGAGCTTCTGGCTGCTCGACGGCGCCACGCAGCCGGCCGGCTTCGCCTTCGACGACGCCACCGGACGGCTCGAGTTCCCCGCGGTCTACGACAACACCACGACCGCCGACCAGGTCTTCACCGTCCAGGTCACCGTCTGGACGACGGGCCGGACCACCCCGACCGCCGCCCGCTGGGCGTACGGTGACGTGCTGCAGAACACCGCGACCTTCACCAGCGCCAGCTCGACCCACGACGCGACGGCCGACGTCGAGTACGTCGTCGCCGAGCCGACGCTCACCAAGACCGTCGACGACGGCGACCTCCCGGTCGTCGCCGGCCAGGTCCTCACCTACACGCTGACCGCCACGAACACGACGGGCCGTCCGACCTCCTTCGACACCGTCGTCACCGACTGCGTGCCGGCGGCGCTCGTCGACGTGGTCCCCGGGACGCCGACGCGCGGCACCGTGGCCCCCCTCGGCACCTGCGCGGACGGCGAGACGCAGATCGTCTGGACCATCGGGGACGTCCCCGCCGGCCAGACGTACACGCTCACCTACACGGCCGAGGTCTCGCCGGCGGCGGCCGGCGGTGCCAGCTACACCAACACGGCGGGACTCGTGGGCTACACGCTCCCCGGCGTCGACCCGACCGACGCGCGTCAGCTCGAGCTGACCAGCACCGCGGACGCCACGGTCACGGTCCAGGACGCGAGCATCGTCAAGACCGTCGACGCGCCCTCCGGCAGCATCGGTGACACCCGCAGCTTCGCGGTGACGGTCACCCTGCCCAAGAACGTCAACTTCTACTCCCCGACGATCACCGACGCCGTCCCGACCGGGCTGCGCGTCGTCCCCGGGTCGATCGCCGTCAGCGCGGTCGACTCCGGGGTGACCTTCTCCTGCACCCCTGCCTCCGGGTCGGGCACCGACGGCGGCGACGTCGTCTGCGAGGCCTCGGACGACATCCTGTCCGCCCCTGACGACCGGACCGTCACCCTCACCTACGACGCGACGATCGTCCAGGACGCCGCTCGGACCGCCCCGGCCCGCGCGTCGGTGCTGACCAACGTGGCGAGCTTCGCGTGGGCCGCGACGGCCGGCGCCACCGACACGACCTCGGTCGAGGACGAGGCGACGGTCACCGTCACCGAGCCCGGCCTGACCATCAAGAAGTACGTCGAGGGCCAGGACGCCCAGGACGCGGCGACCGCGGTCACGGCCGCGCCGTCGAGCACCGTGAGCTACTCCGTCGTCGTGACGAACCCCGCGACGGTCGGAGGTGCCACCGCCTACGACGTCGTGGTGACCGACAGCATCCCTGCGGGGCTCGTCGACGTCACCCTCCCGGGCACGATGCCCGCCGGTGTCCTGGGGACCGTCTCGGGCGGCCTGGTCACCTGGACCATCGAGTCCCTCGCCCCCGGGGCGACCCTCACGCTCGACCTCACCGCGACCCTCGAGCCCTCTGCGGCGCTGCGGTCCGGCACGACGATCACCAACACGGCAGAGCTCGCCGAGTACTGGTCGACGCCCGGCTCGGGCGGCGTCGAGGACGCGGCGCACCGCCAGTACGTCGGAGGGTCCGACCCGGCGGTCGTGCTCCCGGAGTTCCCCTTCGTCACCGTGCAGAAGGCAGCCGGGGGCAGCCCCACCGCGCGTGTCGGCACGCCGTTCCCGTGGACCCTCACCCTGACGAACTCCGGCAACGGGCTCGCGCAGACCGTGACGGCCACGGACACGCTGCCCGCGGGCTGGGGCACGCCGGTCGTCACCGGGGTGACCCGGAACGGGGCTGCGATGGCTGACGCCGACTGGGACTTCGACCCGGACGCCGTGCGCTGGACCTTCGCCGACGTCGCTCCCGCCGACGTGATCGTGGTGGGCTACACCTCGACGCCGACGGCCGACGCCTACGAGGCCCCCGCGGCCGGTGTCGGGCCGAGCGCGACCGGTCCGCTGAACGCCCACACCAACACGGTCTCGCTCACCGCGACCGACAGCACCGGCGAGGCGCAGAACGGTGAGGGCGACTACGTCGGCGACGACGACTCGGCCGACGCCTTCCTCGCCGCGACCGAGGTGTCGATCCTCAAGGAGCGTGTCGGGACGGGCGACGTCCGCACCGGCGAGGACGTGGCCTTCACGCTCACGGCGTCGACCGTGGGCCTGCAGGCCGCCGCAGACGTGGTGGTCGAGGACACCCTCCCGGCGGGGCTCACCTTCGCGGGTGTCGACACGCCCTTCACCGCCGACCCGGCGCTCTGGTCCTGCACCGTCACGGACGAGACCCTCCGCTGCGCCGCGCTCGACGACCTCGCCGCGGGGGACTCCCTCTCGGTCACGGTGACCGCGCGCGCCGTGGCGCCGCCCGTCGGCACGCTGTCGCAGCAGGTCACCAACACCGCCACGGTCACGACCTCCACCCCGGAGACGGGGACGGGCTCGACGACCGACGACGAGACGATCACCGTGCGGGCCGTGCCCAGCATCGCGATCGACAAGCGTGCTGACGTGGCACCTGCTGGCGACCCGGTCCGTGCCGTGGTCGCAGGCGGGGACGACGACACCCAGTACGTCCTCGACGGCCAGGACCCGGAGCGCGTCGCGCACTTCGCGATCACGGTGTCCAACACGGGCCCCGTGACCCTCGTCGACGTCGAGGTCGAGGACCTGGCGGCGGCGCAGTGCGCGGGCGTGACGATCCCTGACCTGGCCCCTGCGGGCGAGGACGGCGACTCGTACACCTTCACGTGCGAGGGCCCGGCACCGGACGCCTCGGGCTACACCAACGTGGCGGTCGCCACCGCCACGACCGCGCTCGGCGACGACGTCGACGCGACGGACTCCTCCCGCGTGGAGCTGTCCGCCCTGAGCATCGACAAGACCGGCTCGATCGCCGCGGTCGCACCGGTCCCGGGTGACCTCGCGACCTTCGTCTTCGAGGTGCGCAACACGGGCAGCGCGACGCTCACCGACGTGACCGTCGACGACCCGCTCGACGGGCTCTCGGCCCTGACCTTCGGGGCGTGGCCGGGCGACGAGGGGACGCTGCTCCCCGGCGACGTGGTGCAGGCCACCGCGACCTACCCGCTGACGCGCGAGGACATCGACGCGGGTGGGGTGACGAACTCCGCCACGGCCTCCGGCACCGACCCGGCCGGGCAGGCGCCCACCGGCGAGGACACGGTCACGGTCACCCCGGGCAGCTCGCCGTCGATCCTGCTCGTCAAGACCGGGACGCTCGCGACCGAGCCCGACGTGGCCACGGTCGCCGGTGACGTCGTCACCTACCTGTTCACCGTGACCAACGACGGCAACGTCACCCTGCGCGACGTCGCGATCAGCGACCCGCTCCCGGGTCTCGACGACCTCGTCTACGACTGGTCGGCAGCCCTCGGCGAGGGCGTGCTCCAGCCGGGCGAGACCGTGACGGCCACGGCCGGGTACGCCCTCACCCAGGCGGACGTGGACGCCGGACGTGTCGACAACCGGGCGATCGCCTCGGGCGAGGCGCCCGACGGCACCTCCGTCGACGACGCCGACACCTGGCTCGTCCAGGTCGACCCGCAGCCGCTCGTCGACCTCGTGAAGTCCGGCGAGCTCGGACCGGACACCACGGGCCGTGCCGGTGACCTCGTGGTCTACACCTTCACCGTGACGAACCCGGGCAGCGTGACGCTCACCGACGTCGAGGTCACCGACCTCCTCGACGGGCTGTCGTCGATCAGCTACGCCTGGCCGGGCACCGCGGGCACCCTCGCGCCCGGGGACGAGCTCGTCGCCACGGCGACGTACCCGCTCACCCAGGAGGACGTGGACCGCGGCAGCGTGGACAACACCGCGTCGGTGGTCGGCACCCCGCCGACCGGCGACGACGTCGAGGCAGACGACACGGAGACCGTGGTGGTCCCGCCGCAGCCGACGATCGCCCTCGTCAAGAAGGGCGCCCTGGCCGCGGGGTCGCAGGGGCTGCTCGGTGACACCGTCGAGTACACCCTGACGGCGACGAACACCGGCAACGTCACCCTGCGTGACCTGTCGATCGAGGACGTCGACCTGCCGGGCCTCGCGCCGCTGACGCTGGGCACGTGGCCCGGCGACGAGGGCGTGCTGGCACCCGGAGAGTCGGTGAGCGCCACGACGAGCTACGTCCTCGTGCAGGCCGACGTCGAGCGCGGCTACGTCGACAACCTCGCGACCACAGCAGGCATCTCTCCCTTCGGGTCGCCGGTCGACGGCGAGGACCTCGAGCGTGTCGTCACCCTGCAGACCCCGTCGATCGTCCTGGAGAAGTCGGCCGCGCTGGCCGACGGCCAGACCGGGGTCGTGGGAGACGCGGTCGACTTCACCTTCTCCGCCCGCAACGACGGCAACGTCACGCTCACCGGCGTGGTGATCGCCGACGAGCTGCCCGGGCTCTCGGAGATCAGCCTCGTCTGGCCGGGCGCCGTCGGCGTGCTGCTGCCCGGTGAGGAGGTCACCGGCACGGCCGGGTACGTCGTGACCCAGCAGGACGTCGACGCGGGCGCCGTCGTCAACACGGCAGAGGCCACCGGCACGTCGCCGGCCGGCGTCGAGGTGACGGACCCCGCGGAGGCGTCGGTCCTGCTGCCGCAGGCGCCGGCGGTCGACCTCGTCAAGACCGCGGCGCTGGCCGACGGGGCGACCGGGGTCGCCGGCGAGACGGTGACGTACTCCTTCACCGTCACCAACACCGGTGACGTGACCCTGCGGGGCGTCCGGGTCACCGACCGTCTGCCCGGGCTCTCGGAGGTCGTCTTCGGTGCCTGGCCCGGTGCTGACGGCGAGCTCGCCCCGGGGGCGTCGGTCGACGCCTCGGCGACCTACGTGCTCACCCAGGAGGACGTCGACCGCGGCTCGGTGACGAACGTCGCCGTCGCGACCGGTACGCCCCAGGTGGGCCCGCCGGTCAGCGACGACGACACCGCGACCGTGCCCACCGACCCGCGGGCCGGCATCTCGCTGGTCAAGACGGCGGCGCTGGCGCCGGGAGCGGCAGGGGCCGTCGGTGACACGGTGACGTTCACCTTCGAGGTGACGAGCCGGGGGACGGCCACGCTCACGTCGGTCGCGGTGACCGACGCCCTCCCGGGCCTGTCGGAGCTCACCTACGGCTCCTGGCCGGCCGCAGAGGGCACGCTGGCCCCGGGCGAGTCCGTCACGGCGACGGCGACGCTGGTCCTCACCCAGGAGCACGTCGACGCCGGGTCCGTGCGGAACCTGGCCACCGTGTCGGGAGTCTCCCCGTCGGGCGGGGTCGTGTCCGCGACGGACGAGGTCACCCTCGCCGTCCCGGGCACCCCGGTCCCGCCCGCCGACGGCGCGGACCCGTCAGTGGCCGACCCGGCGCCGTCCGGACCCGGCACGCTGCCGTGGACCGGGGCTGCGGTGACAGGGCTCGCGGTGCTGGCAGCGGCGCTCCTGGTCGCAGGTCTGCTGCTCGTCCGCCGCAGGCAGGCGACCCGCCCCTGA
- a CDS encoding response regulator transcription factor yields MRLLIAEDSVILRDGLVALLTRRGHEVVGAVGDGDQLRVLLDGLDPDQAPDVVIIDIRMPPTFTDEGLHAALAIRSANPAQGVLLFSQYVETRFAAQLLTGDARGVGYLLKDRVADVSDFIDALERIADGSTVLDPEVVTQLMGAARADDGLTRLTPRENEVLELMAQGRSNTAIAERLVLSYGAVEKNVSSIFTKLDLPLDAGDHRRVLAVLRRLNA; encoded by the coding sequence GTGCGTCTGCTCATCGCCGAAGACTCCGTGATCCTCCGCGACGGACTCGTCGCCCTGCTCACCCGCCGCGGGCACGAGGTGGTCGGTGCCGTGGGTGACGGCGACCAGCTCCGGGTGCTGCTCGACGGGCTCGACCCCGACCAGGCGCCCGACGTCGTCATCATCGACATCCGGATGCCGCCGACCTTCACCGACGAGGGGCTGCACGCCGCGCTCGCGATCCGCTCGGCGAATCCCGCCCAGGGCGTCCTGCTGTTCTCGCAGTACGTCGAGACGCGCTTCGCCGCGCAGCTCCTCACCGGCGACGCCCGCGGTGTCGGCTACCTGCTCAAGGACCGCGTGGCCGACGTGTCGGACTTCATCGACGCCCTCGAGCGGATCGCCGACGGCAGCACCGTCCTCGACCCCGAGGTCGTCACCCAGCTCATGGGCGCGGCCCGCGCCGACGACGGCCTGACCCGCCTCACCCCGCGCGAGAACGAGGTGCTCGAGCTCATGGCGCAGGGGCGGTCCAACACCGCGATCGCCGAGCGCCTCGTGCTGTCCTACGGGGCCGTCGAGAAGAACGTCTCGTCGATCTTCACCAAGCTCGACCTCCCGCTCGACGCCGGAGACCACCGACGGGTCCTCGCGGTCCTCCGCCGCCTCAACGCCTGA